A single genomic interval of Hafnia alvei harbors:
- a CDS encoding DUF2623 family protein gives MKNHFGEGVMDGVRAYEPKSANEMSQHCFDYRRGFVCGFAHSFGKRVENRYMAACRAGELARDYGLERDAIADFFHGSEDRGLQEYYYSGYERSRRADEVFFGAEVAG, from the coding sequence GTGAAAAATCATTTTGGCGAAGGTGTGATGGACGGCGTAAGGGCTTATGAACCTAAATCGGCCAATGAGATGAGCCAGCACTGCTTCGACTATCGGCGTGGTTTCGTTTGTGGATTTGCACACAGCTTTGGCAAACGGGTTGAAAATCGTTATATGGCTGCCTGCCGAGCGGGGGAGTTGGCGCGCGATTACGGACTAGAACGTGATGCCATTGCTGATTTTTTCCACGGCAGCGAAGATCGTGGTTTGCAGGAATATTATTACTCTGGTTATGAACGTTCACGTCGCGCAGACGAAGTCTTCTTTGGTGCTGAAGTGGCTGGCTGA
- a CDS encoding GNAT family N-acetyltransferase, whose amino-acid sequence MSSTPAEVCYHVNKPITVAQFSQLLSETTLGPRRPLDNPECLAGMLEHADILVTAWAGERLIGIARSVTDFNYCCYLSDLAVSESVQKSGVGKALIQMTCRQLKPNCKVILLAAPLAQEYYPRLGFDQHPSAWTCTAESLI is encoded by the coding sequence ATGTCATCAACGCCAGCCGAAGTGTGTTATCACGTCAATAAACCGATCACTGTGGCACAGTTTTCACAATTGTTGTCTGAAACAACGCTAGGCCCTCGACGCCCGCTAGATAACCCTGAATGTTTGGCTGGAATGTTAGAACATGCAGATATCTTAGTCACTGCATGGGCTGGTGAGCGCCTGATTGGCATCGCTCGTTCGGTGACAGATTTCAACTACTGCTGCTATTTATCCGATCTGGCGGTATCAGAGTCGGTGCAAAAAAGCGGCGTAGGTAAGGCATTAATACAGATGACGTGTCGCCAGCTGAAACCCAACTGCAAAGTTATTCTGCTGGCAGCACCGCTCGCACAGGAATATTACCCACGTTTGGGCTTTGATCAACACCCAAGCGCGTGGACCTGCACCGCCGAGAGTCTTATCTAA